The Betta splendens chromosome 12, fBetSpl5.4, whole genome shotgun sequence genome contains the following window.
TATTTTCAGCCTACTAGTGACCCTCTACCACAACCTTTTAATATACCTCCACAAACTCAAATGTATCCCTCTCACGCCACACCATCCCACCACAATTTCCCCACCCCTCCAACACAACCAGGACATTCTCATATGCAGGCTTGTCTTACCCCACAGATCCCGGTAAAACCTCCTAGTTCTTCGTTCGCTGACCCAAATGTGCCACAACAGCATAATTCTCACTTCCAAACTCAAAGCCACTTTAGTCAGGGCTCTACGGCCCAGGATTCACTGCTTAACCAATTTCCACAGGACTCGGGGTACCACCAAATGGGCACTGGCCTGAGCcaccatcatcctcatcctcagcctcaggctGACTTTGCTGGATCTCAGCATGGGTCCAACACTGGACCTGTGCCTAGTACTGCCCATGACCCAGTCCCATACTCTCAGGAGTCTAGCACTCTCTCAATGTTCTTCAAAGACAGTGATGTGGAAAATGAAGAAACTCTGGctggagagaaaaataaaacagtgaaCGGTGTTCCTGGCCCTTATCAACACCACAGTGTTCCACATGGCAACAGCAGCCAAGCAGATGTACCCTTGGGTTATCAAGGAACCGTTCAAGATGGCATTCAAGTAACACAGGGGGCCCATGATTCCCAATATGACCTTGTGGAGAACTTGGAGTGTGTCCCAAATCAGGAGGTATTACCGAGTGAGACTCCTGGCAGTCCTGCTGCTAGTGCTGCCCATTTAGTTGACCACTTTGAAACTGGTCCTAACCTGGAAACTCCAGATTCTGTTCCCAGACCAATAAGACCTGCCAGTGTGTCATCCAATTATAGCAATATGAGCCATGGAAGCGGAACTGGCTCTCGCCGCCACCAGGGAGTAGTAGGTACATTTATTCAACAGGAAAGCCCTCGCCTGACTGATGAGGCAAACCCACCTGCTGGCACCGGAGAGTACTTTGAGCAGATTGAttctcctgctggagctgaagctattcGACAGAGCTCCCTTGAGCAAATGTGGCCCCCCACACCTAGCCCTCCCAAACCAACAGGTATCTTTCAAGCCAGTGCTAACAGCTCCTTTGAACCTGTCCGCTCACATGGAGTTGGAGTGCGTCCTGCTGAAGTTGACATGGCTAATATTGTGGCAGAAAGTGGTACAGATTCTACACCTGGCAACCTGGAGCTGCCACCTGATAATatggaaaacatttacagtcCAGGGCATTCATTGCCTCCTGGAGCAGGTGGTGGTGTACCTCATCTGACACATCCAGTGGTCCATTCTCACTCTCGGCCTTCATCCCGGGCTTTTGGAGCTAACCGGCCTTGTGATAGCCCAGCCACTACTCTGTGGGCTCAGAATGACCCAACTAGCTTGAGTACTAACATCCTACTAgcccctgctgctccagcagttCTTGCCCCTGTACGAGAGCCTAGTGCTGATGTCATTCAACCTCCAGAAGATAGTCCACTTGACCTTCAGCCCTCTCAGAGAGTACAACAGACTCCACAGCAGAATTTGGAAAATTTAGAGAATCCACCAAAGGTGAGTGAGGCAGAGCAAACTGACTCTCAAGGCAACCTGGGATACGCATCTCTTCTGCTATCTGAATCACTCCACCAACCTGTTTTGATTGCCCCGCCTGTGTCAAATTGCAGTGTGATTTCCCCCAATGTCATCTCTGAGCCACTCAGTCAAATTAGCTTCAGAGAAGCTGCCCCACCTGTAAGGTCACTCTCACAGGGGCTGCCTGCTGGCACCTCCCAACCAACTTCATTGACCTCTAATCTTAATCCATTATTTACCCCTGGGTCAATAAGCTTCCCTGCGTCTACACAAGGTCCACTAAATCTTACCAGAGAGAACACAGAAGCAGCAAAATCATCTGAAATTACAGCACCAATGCAGGCTCAACTAGTCCATGCTCCTCTTTCACGAGACCAATCGTTGACTGGAGACAACCACTCTTCTCCCCAAGTTAATTCACACGCTTCTCTTgctacagctgctgtttctAATCATAGTCAGCCTTCAAATTATGAACTTCTTGATTTTTCTATGCACCAATCACAACCCCAAAACCAAGCACCTGGCCATCTGCATGAGTCTCTACAGGCTAGTAATGGATTTTACCTACAGGTAACCAAAGATGCTCAGCAGGGGTTAAGAATGGAAGGGAGTGTCACTGTCCAGAACCCAGCCTCTTCAACTACTCCACAGGTACCTTCCCAAGCAGCTGCAAATACCCAGGCACCACCAACTAAACGAAGTGAAACATCAGATTCTCAGCCCTCAATGCAGGGAAAAAGTGAAGCTCCTCCTGTACCTGTCAGCACTGCACAGCCCTCCCATGGACAGTATGCAGTTCCAGCACAAGGGCCTGCCACAGGAggtgccccccctcctcctgctgctgcatacCCTCCAGGACAATTACCCCAAGGAGCTTCCCAGCCAGCTACTGCAGAGCCACCTCAACCTCCCTCATCTGCAGGCATCCAGCAAGGCTATGGGCCCCCGCCTCTGGTGTCAGGACAGATGTATAGTGGCTATTATGGTAACTATGGAGAATACCCCGATAGCAGAGCACCATATCCCCCCGGGCAGTATCCGCCTCCCTTTGTGGATCCCAGAGCACAACAATATTATCAAGTATGTTAATATATTTCTCCTATGCTAGCTTATTCTTGTATTCATCTACTTCATTTCATAACATATAATTAGAAAAGGCATCAGAAACCCATGAATGTGGTGACACCTAAAACTTTATTGATGTTCTAATTTCTCAGGACGCCTCATACAGGAGTTGGTATGGCAGATATGATAGCCAGGCTGCAGCTTATCGTGATCCAAACTACCAATATAGAGATCCTCAGCCAGAGCGACCCAACTCCAGGTCAAGTCAGTACTCCGACAGGCCGTCATCCAGGTCAGTGAAACCGTTGTCCTTGGAGTTTACATTGCTAATGTCAGAAGTGTGCAATAgtgataaaaaatatatactttGCATATTTTTGTGTGAAACCACCTGCAGTTTGTGCATTAGAGTTTAGCAATATGAACTATATAATTTGGGAAGTTGAGTGGAGTGATATTTTCAGTGTGGCAGCTTGTGCCTTGGATATATAGTAttcaaatgtttttgtgtttttttttttaattgacacCATGTCTAGTACTAATCACATATTCTGCATGTCCTGTTTCTTGATTAAGAGAATATTAAGAACTAGGTAGCAAATgccaaacaaatgtgttttactgaccaTTGTCTTTCCTCTTACTCCCCTAGACAAGGCTATGCTGACGATTACCACAGAGCAAACCGAAGTGCCTACAACGACTATTATACAGACTACTCTAAGAACTATGACCAGAGAGGTATGATACACAGAATTGAAACCTGTGCAGTTTGGAGATCCTAAAggcattttctgcttttttttgtacacaactggatgtttgtgtgtttttctctttcctcttccttgGAAAGCATACAACTATGGACAGTATGATCCCCGGTACAGAGGATACTATGATCAGGCCTACTGGTCTAATTACGATGACAGCTACAGAGGCAGGGAAAACTATTATAATCAACACATGTACCCCACAAGGTATGTAAAAGACTGTGTGAAAGGATATGGATATTTTTAAagatatttgtttgttgttaatttTTATGATTCATAATTTTTGTGCTTTTGCAAAATGGGTTTTCTTTTATTCGAGGACTGCTCCGGTAAAatacagtgtttgtttgtttttttcgtGTATTCTACACTCGCAGGAGAGAGGGCTATGATGACCAGTGGCGTTACTATCCTGGTTACGATCCCAGCTTTGACGATGAATACCAGCGAAATGAAGCTGATGAGTTTGACCGACGAAGTGTCCACAGCGAACGCTCAGCACACAGTGTGCACAGCCAccacagcagacagagcagcttcagctcacGTTCACAACAGGTAATGGGGTTTGCTTGTATTCTGATATTCATGACCTCTGGGCTGCGAAACTCTCTTGTGGATTGGATACTACTTCCCCACTAACCTTGATCTATTTTAGTGTCTCTTATTGAGGAAGCCAATATAGATAATTGTTTGTTGAGTATGgctataattaatttaatattttgtcttgaaattcatttattttgattgcatttatttatttttttgtattgtccCTTCCTGCAGAGTCAAGTATACAGAAGCCAGCCTGACTTGGTGTCGGCATACGACAACACAGCATCTACTTTGGCTGTGGACTATTCTTACGGACAGTACCCAAACACAACTGATGCCATGCAGAACTACAGCCAGTACCTGTACCCTTCTGAGTATCCCACAGAGAGCACTCGGGTTGTCCCTGACCAGTGTAAGTCCCTTTGCATGCTCTGTTCTGTACGCGTGACATCTGTTGCATGTTTGTTCGTTCTGTTGCACTTCctgaggttttattttaatgaactCAGCGCAAAGGATGTTGTTTATTGTTCAAACTTTAAAACACTTTTAGAGTAATAAATGGCCctgcactatataaataaacaatagtTTGATACATTACTGCTTACTTAAATTCCCACAGGATCTCAGTCAACAACTCATAGTCGGACTGTTATTTTTCATCTAGCCCCACCTCGTCCTACAACCCCAGAGAAGTTTACCATACCACACCGCTGTGCCCGCTTTGGACCTGGTGGTCATCTGGTCCAAGTGCTGCCAAATCTTCCTTCAGCTGGACAGCCTGCTCTTGTTGATATTCACAGCATGGAGGTAAATTTatgttcatttttttcccccgtACTTTTGACACTGTTACATTGTGTACACTGTTTTATGTCTACATAATAAAACGTGTTAAAATGGGTGTAAAGTTTTTTTATTGCGTAATATAgtctgcatatatatatatatatttttttttttttgtaatttcagACCATGCTGCAGGATACTCGGGATCAGTCAGAACTACGAGCCTTCCCTGGACCTCTGGTTAAGTAAGTTTATTTagccttgtttttttaaaaaaaatgtaacctTTCAGTGATTAAGTCTGTAGCTTTTTGTCAGCCCAAATCATGAAAAggctaaaattaaaattaatttgtttcttaAAGTGAGACTGAAATCAGAGAGCTCACTTATAAATCCTACCTCTTTTTACTGACCTAAAGATTGATTAATGAAAAAAGGTTTGGGTTTGGTTTCACTCATTCCTTAacttttgttctgctttttaGGGAGGAGActcataaggtggacgtgataAAGTTCTCCCAGAACAAAGCTGTGGAATGTTCTCGTGACAACAACCTTCTGGACAGGGACTCTGCTCGCTTGCTGTGGGACTTCATCGTGCTGCTCTGTAGACAGAATGGGGTAAGACTGTACAGTTATAGAAATCAATGCAGGAATGTGACTTTAAACCAACCTTCTCACCATCATCATGCTCTTTTTCTTCAGACT
Protein-coding sequences here:
- the sec16a gene encoding protein transport protein Sec16A isoform X2, with translation MQPPPRTGPPGASGPPPPSGPNMFRRTRPHKQTAAAPAAIQPATQPTTDPFAFARTTPSVAAGAILTIPNSNPQAPPNTIYSPPGGGLPPQPQPLHFAAAPLGAPPSSLPGVTMFNPNSTSPSPGVFQAATPGGYASSNAEQAYFNSREQSSMATETPPLSSAPIHSPFNLESQFSQSGPLQPVPPPPSSSQWVPDHGSRPPSVQNYFQPTSDPLPQPFNIPPQTQMYPSHATPSHHNFPTPPTQPGHSHMQACLTPQIPVKPPSSSFADPNVPQQHNSHFQTQSHFSQGSTAQDSLLNQFPQDSGYHQMGTGLSHHHPHPQPQADFAGSQHGSNTGPVPSTAHDPVPYSQESSTLSMFFKDSDVENEETLAGEKNKTVNGVPGPYQHHSVPHGNSSQADVPLGYQGTVQDGIQVTQGAHDSQYDLVENLECVPNQEVLPSETPGSPAASAAHLVDHFETGPNLETPDSVPRPIRPASVSSNYSNMSHGSGTGSRRHQGVVGTFIQQESPRLTDEANPPAGTGEYFEQIDSPAGAEAIRQSSLEQMWPPTPSPPKPTGIFQASANSSFEPVRSHGVGVRPAEVDMANIVAESGTDSTPGNLELPPDNMENIYSPGHSLPPGAGGGVPHLTHPVVHSHSRPSSRAFGANRPCDSPATTLWAQNDPTSLSTNILLAPAAPAVLAPVREPSADVIQPPEDSPLDLQPSQRVQQTPQQNLENLENPPKVSEAEQTDSQGNLGYASLLLSESLHQPVLIAPPVSNCSVISPNVISEPLSQISFREAAPPVRSLSQGLPAGTSQPTSLTSNLNPLFTPGSISFPASTQGPLNLTRENTEAAKSSEITAPMQAQLVHAPLSRDQSLTGDNHSSPQVNSHASLATAAVSNHSQPSNYELLDFSMHQSQPQNQAPGHLHESLQASNGFYLQVTKDAQQGLRMEGSVTVQNPASSTTPQVPSQAAANTQAPPTKRSETSDSQPSMQGKSEAPPVPVSTAQPSHGQYAVPAQGPATGGAPPPPAAAYPPGQLPQGASQPATAEPPQPPSSAGIQQGYGPPPLVSGQMYSGYYGNYGEYPDSRAPYPPGQYPPPFVDPRAQQYYQDASYRSWYGRYDSQAAAYRDPNYQYRDPQPERPNSRSSQYSDRPSSRQGYADDYHRANRSAYNDYYTDYSKNYDQRAYNYGQYDPRYRGYYDQAYWSNYDDSYRGRENYYNQHMYPTRREGYDDQWRYYPGYDPSFDDEYQRNEADEFDRRSVHSERSAHSVHSHHSRQSSFSSRSQQSQVYRSQPDLVSAYDNTASTLAVDYSYGQYPNTTDAMQNYSQYLYPSEYPTESTRVVPDQSPPRPTTPEKFTIPHRCARFGPGGHLVQVLPNLPSAGQPALVDIHSMETMLQDTRDQSELRAFPGPLVKEETHKVDVIKFSQNKAVECSRDNNLLDRDSARLLWDFIVLLCRQNGTVVGTDIADLLLKEHRSVWLPGKSPNEANLIDFNNEPLSRAEEEPGAGPLSLLSDTFMTVPENVGKETERFRELLLFGRKKDALEAAMKGGLWGHALLLASKMDNRTHARVMTRFANSLPINDPLQTVYQLMSGRMPASATCCGEEKWGDWRPHLAMVLSNLTHTLDLDTRTITTMGDTLASKGLIDAAHFCYLMAQVGLGVFTKKSTKMVLIGSNHSFPFFQFATNEAIQRTEAYEYAQSLGSQPCSLPNFQVFKLIYACRLAEAGLCAQAFHYCEVISRNVLMQPSYYSPVFISQIIQMSEKLRFFDPQLKEKPEQELFNEPEWLIELRQLDGHIRTGVITYNADRTTPTQFDCSTPSSELEQPSPLEHHNLPGEGDGTMPDNQLMHSLLPGPPPHGVQLMPPAPTSILRDGMAPPQPLSPSNEPQFYPVPPVGPPSGIPVSGYPSQDPGFAPPPFQPQPENPDMYAGANQQQFAPSSPRGQMSPHMPPQVPHSPVLPPSHIMPPSPGHMPHVDQPFQAPPVMQTAQPIPSSPVTTGSLTPKMDFYDHMSHMGAGRRSRTTSQSSVHMAPGRRSRTTSESSTHSAGRERSNSVINPVSPPPPSIPEQPRQEDLKKAKKDSPKKGGGGGGGGGWLNWLYRKGKNEAHLPDDKNKSIVWDEKKQRWVDLNEPEEESKPPPPPPSGFPKMAPMPGPGGPAPPMSGGPPVNMFSRKAGTKSRYVDVLNPSRAAKPGGLAPAPVNMFAPLAPMPMPANLFVPTSAPDNQQPLEASEGGNQEQNTPENTSTAPQMFNPTLLPPAPEGSAVPDGSQSGESHPPQGAPPTGGIPFYNPAQFAQTSAPSGGGLRSGRLGGQRQYPVLK
- the sec16a gene encoding protein transport protein Sec16A isoform X1: MQPPPRTGPPGASGPPPPSGPNMFRRTRPHKQTAAAPAAIQPATQPTTDPFAFARTTPSVAAGAILTIPNSNPQAPPNTIYSPPGGGLPPQPQPLHFAAAPLGAPPSSLPGVTMFNPNSTSPSPGVFQAATPGGYASSNAEQAYFNSREQSSMATETPPLSSAPIHSPFNLESQFSQSGPLQPVPPPPSSSQWVPDHGSRPPSVQNYFQPTSDPLPQPFNIPPQTQMYPSHATPSHHNFPTPPTQPGHSHMQACLTPQIPVKPPSSSFADPNVPQQHNSHFQTQSHFSQGSTAQDSLLNQFPQDSGYHQMGTGLSHHHPHPQPQADFAGSQHGSNTGPVPSTAHDPVPYSQESSTLSMFFKDSDVENEETLAGEKNKTVNGVPGPYQHHSVPHGNSSQADVPLGYQGTVQDGIQVTQGAHDSQYDLVENLECVPNQEVLPSETPGSPAASAAHLVDHFETGPNLETPDSVPRPIRPASVSSNYSNMSHGSGTGSRRHQGVVGTFIQQESPRLTDEANPPAGTGEYFEQIDSPAGAEAIRQSSLEQMWPPTPSPPKPTGIFQASANSSFEPVRSHGVGVRPAEVDMANIVAESGTDSTPGNLELPPDNMENIYSPGHSLPPGAGGGVPHLTHPVVHSHSRPSSRAFGANRPCDSPATTLWAQNDPTSLSTNILLAPAAPAVLAPVREPSADVIQPPEDSPLDLQPSQRVQQTPQQNLENLENPPKVSEAEQTDSQGNLGYASLLLSESLHQPVLIAPPVSNCSVISPNVISEPLSQISFREAAPPVRSLSQGLPAGTSQPTSLTSNLNPLFTPGSISFPASTQGPLNLTRENTEAAKSSEITAPMQAQLVHAPLSRDQSLTGDNHSSPQVNSHASLATAAVSNHSQPSNYELLDFSMHQSQPQNQAPGHLHESLQASNGFYLQVTKDAQQGLRMEGSVTVQNPASSTTPQVPSQAAANTQAPPTKRSETSDSQPSMQGKSEAPPVPVSTAQPSHGQYAVPAQGPATGGAPPPPAAAYPPGQLPQGASQPATAEPPQPPSSAGIQQGYGPPPLVSGQMYSGYYGNYGEYPDSRAPYPPGQYPPPFVDPRAQQYYQDASYRSWYGRYDSQAAAYRDPNYQYRDPQPERPNSRSSQYSDRPSSRQGYADDYHRANRSAYNDYYTDYSKNYDQRAYNYGQYDPRYRGYYDQAYWSNYDDSYRGRENYYNQHMYPTRREGYDDQWRYYPGYDPSFDDEYQRNEADEFDRRSVHSERSAHSVHSHHSRQSSFSSRSQQSQVYRSQPDLVSAYDNTASTLAVDYSYGQYPNTTDAMQNYSQYLYPSEYPTESTRVVPDQSPPRPTTPEKFTIPHRCARFGPGGHLVQVLPNLPSAGQPALVDIHSMETMLQDTRDQSELRAFPGPLVKEETHKVDVIKFSQNKAVECSRDNNLLDRDSARLLWDFIVLLCRQNGTVVGTDIADLLLKEHRSVWLPGKSPNEANLIDFNNEPLSRAEEEPGAGPLSLLSDTFMTVPENVGKETERFRELLLFGRKKDALEAAMKGGLWGHALLLASKMDNRTHARVMTRFANSLPINDPLQTVYQLMSGRMPASATCCGEEKWGDWRPHLAMVLSNLTHTLDLDTRTITTMGDTLASKGLIDAAHFCYLMAQVGLGVFTKKSTKMVLIGSNHSFPFFQFATNEAIQRTEAYEYAQSLGSQPCSLPNFQVFKLIYACRLAEAGLCAQAFHYCEVISRNVLMQPSYYSPVFISQIIQMSEKLRFFDPQLKEKPEQELFNEPEWLIELRQLDGHIRTGVITYNADRTTPTQFDCSTPSSELEQPSPLEHHNLPGEGDGTMPDNQLMHSLLPGPPPHGVQLMPPAPTSILRDGMAPPQPLSPSNEPQFYPVPPVGPPSGIPVSGYPSQDPGFAPPPFQPQPENPDMYAGANQQQFAPSSPRGQMSPHMPPQVPHSPVLPPSHIMPPSPGHMPHVDQPFQAPPVMQTAQPIPSSPVTTGSLTPKMDFYDHMSHMGAGRRSRTTSQSSVHMAPGRRSRTTSESSTHSAGRERSNSVINPVSPPPPSIPEQPRQEDLKKAKKDSPKKGGGGGGGGGWLNWLYRKGKNEAHLPDDKNKSIVWDEKKQRWVDLNEPEEESKPPPPPPSGFPKMAPMPGPGGPAPPMSGGPPVNMFSRKAGTKSRYVDVLNPSRAAKPGGLAPAPVNMFAPLAPMPMPANLFVPTSAPDNQQPLEASEGGNQEQNTPENTSTAPQMFNPTLLPPAPEGSAVPDGSQSGELSRSSSMSSLSREVSQHLNQSHPPQGAPPTGGIPFYNPAQFAQTSAPSGGGLRSGRLGGQRQYPVLK